One genomic window of Pirellulales bacterium includes the following:
- a CDS encoding DUF4926 domain-containing protein: MIKEHERVVMTTSVPEESLEAGDVGTVVHVYEGGEAIEVEFVTVAGQTTAVATLDAARV, from the coding sequence ATGATCAAGGAACATGAGAGAGTTGTCATGACGACCTCCGTGCCCGAAGAATCGCTCGAAGCGGGCGATGTGGGAACCGTCGTTCATGTGTACGAAGGGGGCGAAGCGATTGAAGTCGAGTTCGTGACCGTCGCTGGTCAAACGACCGCTGTCGCCACCTTAGACGCGGCGCGAGTGTGA